A stretch of the Gossypium hirsutum isolate 1008001.06 chromosome D07, Gossypium_hirsutum_v2.1, whole genome shotgun sequence genome encodes the following:
- the LOC121219561 gene encoding probable fructokinase-5 isoform X2, which yields MNNNSAKSPMIVSFGEMLIDFVPDVAGVSLAESYAFIKAPGGAPANVACAIAKLGGNAAFIGKVGDDEFGHMLANLLNKSGVNSDGICFDKDARTALAFVTLKADGQREFMFYRSPSADMLLKESELKLDLIKQAKIFHYGSISLISEPCKSAHMAAMKAAKQAGVLLSYDPNVRLPLWPSPEAARDGIKSIWDQADFVKKFKGKVNGYKVKTVDTTGAGDAFVGAFLQAVAKDPNLFNDENKLKEALVFANACGAISTTQKGAIPSLPDKAQAENLIKEAK from the exons ATGAACAACAATTCAGCAAAGAGCCCTATGATCGTCTCGTTCGGCGAGATGCTAATAGACTTCGTTCCTGATGTTGCCGGCGTTTCCTTGGCTGAATCCTACGCTTTCATCAAAGCTCCCGGCGGCGCACCTGCTAACGTTGCATGTGCCATCGCTAAGCTCGGAGGCAACGCTGCCTTCATTGGCAAAGTAGGAGACGATGAGTTCGGTCACATGTTGGCGAATCTGTTGAATAAGAGCGGAGTGAACAGCGACGGGATCTGCTTTGACAAAGATGCGAGGACTGCGTTGGCATTCGTTACGCTGAAGGCGGATGGGCAAAGGGAATTCATGTTTTATCGATCCCCTAGTGCGGATATGTTGTTGAAAGAATCGGAGTTGAAATTGGATCTCATTAAGCAAGCCAAGATATTCCATTATGGATCcataagtttgatatcggaaccCTGCAAATCAGCTCACATGGCCGCCATGAAAGCGGCTAAACAGGCTGGGGTTTTGCTTTCTTATGACCCTAATGTTCGCTTGCCTTTGTGGCCTTCCCCTGAGGCTGCTAGGGATGGGATTAAGAGCATATGGGATCAAGCTGATTTTGTCAAG AAATTCAAAGGAAAGGTGAACGGCTACAAAGTGAAAACCGTCGACACCACCGGAGCCGGCGACGCTTTTGTCGGTGCATTTCTACAAGCTGTAGCCAAAGATCCAAATCTCTTCAAC GATGAAAATAAGCTGAAGGAGGCACTGGTGTTTGCAAATGCATGTGGAGCAATTTCTACAACTCAAAAAGGAGCCATCCCATCCCTTCCTGACAAGGCTCAAGCTGAAAATCTCATCAAAGAAGCCAAATga
- the LOC121219561 gene encoding probable fructokinase-5 isoform X1 gives MNNNSAKSPMIVSFGEMLIDFVPDVAGVSLAESYAFIKAPGGAPANVACAIAKLGGNAAFIGKVGDDEFGHMLANLLNKSGVNSDGICFDKDARTALAFVTLKADGQREFMFYRSPSADMLLKESELKLDLIKQAKIFHYGSISLISEPCKSAHMAAMKAAKQAGVLLSYDPNVRLPLWPSPEAARDGIKSIWDQADFVKVSDDEVEFLTKGDPKKDDVVMSLWNDNFKLLIVTDGPEGCRYFSNKFKGKVNGYKVKTVDTTGAGDAFVGAFLQAVAKDPNLFNDENKLKEALVFANACGAISTTQKGAIPSLPDKAQAENLIKEAK, from the exons ATGAACAACAATTCAGCAAAGAGCCCTATGATCGTCTCGTTCGGCGAGATGCTAATAGACTTCGTTCCTGATGTTGCCGGCGTTTCCTTGGCTGAATCCTACGCTTTCATCAAAGCTCCCGGCGGCGCACCTGCTAACGTTGCATGTGCCATCGCTAAGCTCGGAGGCAACGCTGCCTTCATTGGCAAAGTAGGAGACGATGAGTTCGGTCACATGTTGGCGAATCTGTTGAATAAGAGCGGAGTGAACAGCGACGGGATCTGCTTTGACAAAGATGCGAGGACTGCGTTGGCATTCGTTACGCTGAAGGCGGATGGGCAAAGGGAATTCATGTTTTATCGATCCCCTAGTGCGGATATGTTGTTGAAAGAATCGGAGTTGAAATTGGATCTCATTAAGCAAGCCAAGATATTCCATTATGGATCcataagtttgatatcggaaccCTGCAAATCAGCTCACATGGCCGCCATGAAAGCGGCTAAACAGGCTGGGGTTTTGCTTTCTTATGACCCTAATGTTCGCTTGCCTTTGTGGCCTTCCCCTGAGGCTGCTAGGGATGGGATTAAGAGCATATGGGATCAAGCTGATTTTGTCAAG GTTAGTGATGATGAGGTGGAATTTCTGACCAAAGGAGACCCTAAAAAGGATGATGTTGTTATGTCTTTATGGAATGACAACTTCAAGTTGCTTATTGTCACTGATGGACCAGAAGGTTGCAGATACTTCAGTAAT AAATTCAAAGGAAAGGTGAACGGCTACAAAGTGAAAACCGTCGACACCACCGGAGCCGGCGACGCTTTTGTCGGTGCATTTCTACAAGCTGTAGCCAAAGATCCAAATCTCTTCAAC GATGAAAATAAGCTGAAGGAGGCACTGGTGTTTGCAAATGCATGTGGAGCAATTTCTACAACTCAAAAAGGAGCCATCCCATCCCTTCCTGACAAGGCTCAAGCTGAAAATCTCATCAAAGAAGCCAAATga
- the LOC121219562 gene encoding uncharacterized protein isoform X2, which yields MASPLFPSRIGSTKSLFKNKLYNLWKPSAEIHMMDIENGYFLVKFQNKLDCEKALSEGPWIIFGQYLTVQPWSLAFDPTQAYPNVVMAWIRFPGLPGYLYNHKIITVIGEMVGKVVKLDMNTDNRTRGRFAKLAVYINLEKPLVSHILINGRKQNVEYESLPTICFRCGRFGHVENSCPFKISESLSEKEIAPPELSSELQNTNKVDVEKENGNFGPWMIVEKKSRRKIREKVNNYSQSGKEGSRFRVLNDEDSVKKDDEGFMMDSRHDKGKEILHDISMGKVPNAFSNGKLEWRKSNNNKSKEVGLKDSGGPTSKVNGRPILEANNSLSILKDNSPIIVKAFSRLGYGDLTAGQARGVLGSPAPELVDQHLFTDDGSSSRSFTVAETQKIPGDSVGFRPEGESSGNRTVLKDSSRDSIAVPQDVGNLDSNRHSAVVFHDSSQSKENNIIHPPKNFDSSLVLSSGSSKVIKNRGRSQAKKQAKILLGSNTRFKISGSQRTSLKESMEHLAESISSFASPNLGVVNKGGSVVQIEGVNAPEQI from the exons ATGGCATCCCCTCTATTTCCTTCTCGGATCGGATCCACAAAATCCTTATTCAAG AATAAACTGTATAATCTGTGGAAACCTTCAGCGGAGATTCATATGATGGACATAGAAAATGGATATTTCTTGGTTAAATTTCAGAACAAGTTGGACTGTGAAAAGGCGCTTTCTGAAGGACCTTGGATCATCTTTGGACAATACTTAACAGTCCAACCTTGGTCCTTAGCCTTTGATCCCACACAAGCTTACCCTAATGTTGTGATGGCATGGATCAGATTCCCTGGGTTACCTGGGTATTTATACAATCACAAGATCATCACTGTGATAGGGGAAATGGTTGGAAAAGTGGTTAAATTGGATATGAACACGGATAATAGGACTAGGGGACGTTTTGCTAAATTGGCTGTTTATATCAACCTGGAGAAGCCATTGGTATCCCATATTCTGATCAACGGCCGAAAGCAGAATGTTGAATACGAATCCTTACCTACAATTTGTTTTCGCTGTGGGAGATTTGGGCATGTGGAGAATTCTTGCCCTTTTAAAATTTCTGAAAGTCTTAGTGAAAAGGAGATTGCCCCACCGGAATTATCATCGGAGCTTCAGAACACAAACAAGGTTGATGTGGAGAAGGAAAACGGAAATTTTGGTCCTTGGATGATCGTTGAAAAAAAATCAAGGCGTAAAATTAGGGAAAAGGTGAATAATTACTCACAAAGTGGAAAAGAAGGATCTCGTTTTAGAGTCCTTAATGATGAAGATTCAGTCAAAAAAGATGATGAAGGTTTTATGATGGATTCCAGGCATGATAaaggtaaagaaattttacatgatATTTCTATGGGTAAAGTTCCAAATGCTTTCTCCAACGGCAAACTTGAGTGGAGAAAAAGCAATAATAATAAGTCAAAAGAGGTGGGCTTGAAGGATAGTGGTGGCCCCACCTCTAAAGTTAATGGTAGGCCAATTTTGGAGGCCAATAATTCCCTTTCTATTCTGAAGGATAATTCTCCTATTATAGTTAAGGCTTTTAGCAGATTGGGCTATGGAGACTTAACTGCGGGTCAGGCCCGAGGAGTTTTGGGCTCACCTGCTCCGGAACTGGTAGACCAACATCTCTTTACTGATGATGGAAGTAGCAGTCGGTCTTTTACTGTAGCTGAAACGCAAAAAATCCCAGGCGACAGTGTGGGTTTCAGGCCTGAAGGAGAAAGTTCTGGAAACCGGACAGTTTTGAAGGACTCAAGTCGTGATAGTATAGCTGTTCCTCAAGATGTTGGGAATCTAGATTCTAATCGACACTCGGCGGTGGTTTTTCATGACAGCTCTCAAAGCAAGGAAAACAACATTATCCATCCCCCAAAAAATTTTGATTCTTCTCTGGTGCTATCCTCCGGTTCGAGTAAAGTTATTAAGAACAGAGGAAGAAGTCAAGCTAAGAAACAGGCTAAGATCCTTCTTGGCAGCAATACTAGATTCAAAATTTCAGGATCCCAGCGAACATCTTTGAAGGAATCGATGGAACACCTCGCCGAGAGCATCTCGTCCTTTGCATCTCCTAATCTTGGGGTTGTAAATAAAGGGGGTTCTGTTGTGCAAATAGAGGGAGTTAATGCTCCTGAACA GATTTAG
- the LOC121219562 gene encoding uncharacterized protein isoform X1 yields MSSLSENSDFEKSISEELIPKKVRFRGEDVDANNIMLIDSPPEKPTSWKDMLVGQSSKETLKVLEGKDDLDILEGDIQKSFVNGIPSISFSDRIHKILIQGMDNTVVLKLLGRNIGFSVLQNKLYNLWKPSAEIHMMDIENGYFLVKFQNKLDCEKALSEGPWIIFGQYLTVQPWSLAFDPTQAYPNVVMAWIRFPGLPGYLYNHKIITVIGEMVGKVVKLDMNTDNRTRGRFAKLAVYINLEKPLVSHILINGRKQNVEYESLPTICFRCGRFGHVENSCPFKISESLSEKEIAPPELSSELQNTNKVDVEKENGNFGPWMIVEKKSRRKIREKVNNYSQSGKEGSRFRVLNDEDSVKKDDEGFMMDSRHDKGKEILHDISMGKVPNAFSNGKLEWRKSNNNKSKEVGLKDSGGPTSKVNGRPILEANNSLSILKDNSPIIVKAFSRLGYGDLTAGQARGVLGSPAPELVDQHLFTDDGSSSRSFTVAETQKIPGDSVGFRPEGESSGNRTVLKDSSRDSIAVPQDVGNLDSNRHSAVVFHDSSQSKENNIIHPPKNFDSSLVLSSGSSKVIKNRGRSQAKKQAKILLGSNTRFKISGSQRTSLKESMEHLAESISSFASPNLGVVNKGGSVVQIEGVNAPEQI; encoded by the exons ATGAGTTCTCTCTCTGAAAATTCTGACTTTGAGAAATCTATTTCTGAGGAGTTGATCCCTAAGAAAGTTCGTTTCAGAGGCGAAGATGTTGATGCAAACAATATTATGTTGATCGACTCGCCCCCGGAAAAACCCACCTCGTGGAAGGACATGCTTGTAGGCCAATCGTCAAAGGAGACTCTCAAAGTTTTGGAAGGAAAAGATGATCTAGATATTCTGGAAGGAGATATTCAAAAATCCTTTGTGAATGGCATCCCCTCTATTTCCTTCTCGGATCGGATCCACAAAATCCTTATTCAAGGTATGGATAACACAGTGGTTTTAAAGCTGCTTGGTCGTAATATTGGTTTTTCGGTTTTGCAGAATAAACTGTATAATCTGTGGAAACCTTCAGCGGAGATTCATATGATGGACATAGAAAATGGATATTTCTTGGTTAAATTTCAGAACAAGTTGGACTGTGAAAAGGCGCTTTCTGAAGGACCTTGGATCATCTTTGGACAATACTTAACAGTCCAACCTTGGTCCTTAGCCTTTGATCCCACACAAGCTTACCCTAATGTTGTGATGGCATGGATCAGATTCCCTGGGTTACCTGGGTATTTATACAATCACAAGATCATCACTGTGATAGGGGAAATGGTTGGAAAAGTGGTTAAATTGGATATGAACACGGATAATAGGACTAGGGGACGTTTTGCTAAATTGGCTGTTTATATCAACCTGGAGAAGCCATTGGTATCCCATATTCTGATCAACGGCCGAAAGCAGAATGTTGAATACGAATCCTTACCTACAATTTGTTTTCGCTGTGGGAGATTTGGGCATGTGGAGAATTCTTGCCCTTTTAAAATTTCTGAAAGTCTTAGTGAAAAGGAGATTGCCCCACCGGAATTATCATCGGAGCTTCAGAACACAAACAAGGTTGATGTGGAGAAGGAAAACGGAAATTTTGGTCCTTGGATGATCGTTGAAAAAAAATCAAGGCGTAAAATTAGGGAAAAGGTGAATAATTACTCACAAAGTGGAAAAGAAGGATCTCGTTTTAGAGTCCTTAATGATGAAGATTCAGTCAAAAAAGATGATGAAGGTTTTATGATGGATTCCAGGCATGATAaaggtaaagaaattttacatgatATTTCTATGGGTAAAGTTCCAAATGCTTTCTCCAACGGCAAACTTGAGTGGAGAAAAAGCAATAATAATAAGTCAAAAGAGGTGGGCTTGAAGGATAGTGGTGGCCCCACCTCTAAAGTTAATGGTAGGCCAATTTTGGAGGCCAATAATTCCCTTTCTATTCTGAAGGATAATTCTCCTATTATAGTTAAGGCTTTTAGCAGATTGGGCTATGGAGACTTAACTGCGGGTCAGGCCCGAGGAGTTTTGGGCTCACCTGCTCCGGAACTGGTAGACCAACATCTCTTTACTGATGATGGAAGTAGCAGTCGGTCTTTTACTGTAGCTGAAACGCAAAAAATCCCAGGCGACAGTGTGGGTTTCAGGCCTGAAGGAGAAAGTTCTGGAAACCGGACAGTTTTGAAGGACTCAAGTCGTGATAGTATAGCTGTTCCTCAAGATGTTGGGAATCTAGATTCTAATCGACACTCGGCGGTGGTTTTTCATGACAGCTCTCAAAGCAAGGAAAACAACATTATCCATCCCCCAAAAAATTTTGATTCTTCTCTGGTGCTATCCTCCGGTTCGAGTAAAGTTATTAAGAACAGAGGAAGAAGTCAAGCTAAGAAACAGGCTAAGATCCTTCTTGGCAGCAATACTAGATTCAAAATTTCAGGATCCCAGCGAACATCTTTGAAGGAATCGATGGAACACCTCGCCGAGAGCATCTCGTCCTTTGCATCTCCTAATCTTGGGGTTGTAAATAAAGGGGGTTCTGTTGTGCAAATAGAGGGAGTTAATGCTCCTGAACA GATTTAG